In Carassius carassius chromosome 5, fCarCar2.1, whole genome shotgun sequence, one genomic interval encodes:
- the LOC132141468 gene encoding small ribosomal subunit protein mS31-like: MYRRLLINIYQVRNGLIHTQNTRLPSTKCKEWESFAPVIWSPCTTRPLGTSSISFSENKETPTSLSEDKEKRPEENEAKEEVNADGQKSTEMEECTKISNATLTSQLETEPVDKPEDSKQVEKTKSGKESLLELLGAMKVEVTTVRKIRPSKTPRMSERADQEPMESAHSMFQHATAEASQQHGTLNPALVSAVSAAASTLPNKHQAESELLKQLRKHEAVPDTQKRADGQNIGHIIADMKVGRRTNGRSSARPSSQIRFDDDGKGYTQDRGITGELDAVRRRKSPFTSKRLNIFTAGMEQDTPSDLGPTLWDIDLANQIVQATNQAPRNGFEEMIQWTKEGKLWQYPINNEAGLEEEASVPFHEHVFLEKHLDESFPRQGPVRHFMELVITGLAKNHNLTVQQKKDHIDWFRDYFRQKDDVLKEAEA, from the exons ATGTATAGAAGactgttaataaatatttatcagGTTCGAAATGGATTAATTCATACGCAGAATACACGATTACCTTCCACAAAATGTAAAGAATGGGAGAGTTTTGCTCCTGTTATCTG GTCCCCATGTACAACAAGACCGTTAGGAACCAGTAGCATCTCTTTTAGTGAAAATAAGGAGACTCCCACATCCCTGtctgaagacaaagaaaagaGACCAGAAGAGAATGAGGCGAAAGAAGAGGTTAACGCTGATGGGCAGAAGAGCACCGAAATGGAAGAGTGCACCAAAATTTCAAATGCGACTTTGACCTCACAGTTAGAGACCGAACCAGTGGATAAACCTGAGGACAGCAAGCAGGTGGAAAAGACAAAAAGTGGCAAGGAGAGTCTTTTGGAACTACTTGGGGCAATGAAGGTGGAGGTCACAACCGTACGCAAAATAAGACCCTCAAAGACTCCACGAATGAGTGAGAGGGCCGACCAAGAGCCCATGGAAAGCGCGCACAGCATGTTCCAGCATGCCACAGCCGAAGCTTCACAACAGCA TGGGACCTTGAATCCAGCGCTGGTTTCTGCAGTCTCTGCCGCCGCATCCACACTCCCAAACAAACATCAGGCCGAGTCAGAGCTTCTTAAGCAGCTGAGGAAACATGAAGCTGTACCTGACACCCAGAAGAGAGCAGATGGACAGAACATAGG ACACATAATTGCAGATATGAAAGTCGGAAGGAGGACGAATGGCAGATCAAGCGCCAGACCTAGCAGTCAGATTCGTTTTGATGATGACGGAAAGGGATATACTCAAGACAGAGGCATTACTGGTGAACTTGATGCAGTCCGCAGAAG aaagagTCCCTTCACTAGTAAGAGGTTGAACATCTTTACTGCAGGCATGGAGCAAGACACACCGTCAGATCTGG GTCCTACTCTGTGGGACATTGATCTAGCTAATCAAATTGTCCAGGCAACAAATCAAGCGCCTCGCAATGGCTTTGAGGAGATGATCCAGTGGACCAAAGAGGGCAAACTTTGGCAATATCCAATCAACAATGAGGCTG GCCTGGAAGAGGAGGCAAGTGTGCCCTTCCATgagcacgtgttcctggagaagCACCTTGATGAATCATTTCCCCGGCAGGGTCCAGTCAGGCACTTCATGGAGCTTGTAATCACAGGCCTCGCAAAGAATCACAACCTCACGGTCCAACAGAAAAAAGATCATATTGACTGGTTCAGAGACTACTTCCGACAGAAAGATGATGTTCTGAAAGAGGCTGAGGCATAA